From Rhododendron vialii isolate Sample 1 chromosome 10a, ASM3025357v1, the proteins below share one genomic window:
- the LOC131304674 gene encoding uncharacterized protein LOC131304674 isoform X1, protein MLFLLFMRPLQCCLLSLIHALFLLCFQVKDTGPRKKKGCSSAQLLKKSQRTQEDGGSPQGATQAQLLPTSYTEQTDMFCSPHMVAGCVDDNSTATPAIPSRVSQNLKRKRGPTKLKTIAIDGDSRIEVKFDENGQPIGDGSIKLSSFLGPLVREIVPYTLSDWRKLPTGMAEILWQSVMVRFNLHEEWHREMVFRRMNEDWRASKSTLVRKVRNASNEEERLKLQPDNIKSLQDWKDFVKEKTSEQFEVRSDKFKGMRQKQLKLQHTMSRKGYARLTAELKKKKNVPSISRAVVWADGHKNKNGQPANKKIAQKIKDMERIERDKPNSSLTNLKEDALSQVLGPEKRGRLRTFGKGVTLTRLAILSQMNGRFDELREENVQLKSQMADMKNTFDELKKSQVPISATTEGTQTTPIVSPSNTKCKLLDWLGMGDVVAEGRWSSSDPNETCHCVPIGPNAMKVWVDVAKKPEVFLWRPTSDLIYIVDAVGTTIAWPASQVIMDSSPGSIG, encoded by the exons ATGCTCTTTCTATTATTTATGCGACCATTACAATGTTGTCTGCTCTCTTTAATTCATGCAttgtttcttttatgttttcaaGTGAAAGATACAggtccaagaaagaagaagggttGTTCTAGTGCAcaacttttgaaaaaatcacaaagaactcaagaagatGGTGGCAGCCCCCAAGGAGCGACCCAAGCTCAGCTGCTCCCCACATCATATACCGAACAAACTGACATGTTTTGCAGCCCACATATGGTTGCTGGCTGCGTAG ACGATAATTCTACAGCAACTCCTGCAATCCCTTCAAGAGTGTCACAAAATCTCAAACGCAAAAGAGGCCCTACCAAGCTGAAAACAATTGCTATAGATGGAGATAGTCGGATTGAAGTTAAGTTTGACGAGAATGGTCAACCAATTGGTGATGGATCAATCAAGTTGTCTTCTTTCTTAGGACCTCTAGTTCGAGAGATTGTACCATATACACTTTCAGATTGGCGAAAGCTTCCTACGGGAATGGCAGAAATCCTATGGCAATCCGTTATG GTAAGATTCAATCTTCATGAAGAATGGCATAGAGAAATGGTTTTCCGGAGAATGAATGAAGATTGGAGAGCCTCAAAGTCGACATTAGTTCGAAAAGTAAGAAATGCTTCAAATGAGGAAGAAAGGCTAAAGCTACAGCCTGATAACATCAAATCACTGCAAGATTGGAAggattttgtgaaggaaaaaactAGTGAACAATTTGAG GTTAGAAGCGATAAATTCAAAGGTATGAGACAGAAACAGTTGAAATTGCAGCATACTATGAGTCGTAAGGGATATGCACGGTTGACTGCTGAGCTG aaaaagaaaaaaaatgtgccGTCCATAAGTAGAGCTGTTGTTTGGGCTGATGGACATAAAAACAAGAACGGTCAACccgcaaacaaaaaaattgctcaaaagaTT AAAGATATGGAAAGAATTGAACGGGATAAACCAAACTCATCTTTAACTAATCTGAAAGAAGATGCTCTTTCTCAAGTGCTTGGTCCTGAGAAGCGTGGCCGGTTAAGAACATTTGGAAAAGGAGTGACACTAACAAGATTGGCTATACTATCACAAATGAATGGTCGGTTTGATGAACTACGTGAAGAAAATGTTCAGCTGAAGTCTCAAATGGCAGATATGAAAAATACATTCGACGAGTTGAAGAAAAGCCAA GTTCCAATTTCGGCCACAACTGAAGGAACACAAACTACACCCATTGTTTCTCCCTCG AATACCAAGTGCAAGTTGCTAGATTGGTTGGGGATGGGAGACGTAGTTGCTGAGGGGCGTTGGTCTTCAAGTGATCCAAATGAAACATGTCATTGTGTTCCGATTGGACCTAACGCAATGAAAGTTTGGGTGGATGTAGCAAAGAAACCTGAAGTGTTTCTTTGGAGGCCTACAAGTGATCTGATCTATATCGTCGATGCTGTGGGAACTACCATTGCGTGGCCTGCTAGTCAAGTTATTATGGACTCTTCGCCGGG GTCGATTGGTTGA
- the LOC131304704 gene encoding probable protein phosphatase 2C 58 isoform X4, giving the protein MEVSPGSPKSNEHNGHADDGSSEKEPSPAFHGPIPEVQLMWQSFETINFLLQIKAYNLTRDHKPNLAAEKDRILKASGFVQYGLVNWTLNLSRSIGDMELKRNKSLLADEQIVTANPDLNTCMSSQQLVDFVRDQLNTVAKL; this is encoded by the exons ATGGAAGTTTCACCAGGATCTCCAAAGTCAAATGAACATAATGGCCATGCTGATGATGGGTCATCAGAGAAG GAACCTTCCCCAGCTTTCCATGGACCAATTCCGGAAGTACAGCTTATGTGGCAATCATTCGAAACAATCAACTTCTTGTTGCAAATAAAG GCATATAATTTGACTAGAGACCACAAGCCTAACCTTGCAGCTGAGAAGGATAGGATTCTGAAGGCTAGTGGTTTCGTCCAGTATGGACTTGTCAACTGGACTCTAAACTTGTCAAGATCTATTG GAGACATGGAATTAAAGAGGAATAAATCCCTGCTTGCTGATGAGCAAATTGTGACTGCCAATCCTGATCTGAACACG TGCATGTCAAGCCAGCAACTAGTAGACTTTGTTCGAGACCAGTTGAATACG GTAGCCAAATTGTAA
- the LOC131304704 gene encoding probable protein phosphatase 2C 58 isoform X1 — protein MEVSPGSPKSNEHNGHADDGSSEKEPSPAFHGPIPEVQLMWQSFETINFLLQIKAYNLTRDHKPNLAAEKDRILKASGFVQYGLVNWTLNLSRSIGDMELKRNKSLLADEQIVTANPDLNTCMSSQQLVDFVRDQLNTETKLSVVCRRVFDRCIECKGCDNMTVILVQFKKSYATYETL, from the exons ATGGAAGTTTCACCAGGATCTCCAAAGTCAAATGAACATAATGGCCATGCTGATGATGGGTCATCAGAGAAG GAACCTTCCCCAGCTTTCCATGGACCAATTCCGGAAGTACAGCTTATGTGGCAATCATTCGAAACAATCAACTTCTTGTTGCAAATAAAG GCATATAATTTGACTAGAGACCACAAGCCTAACCTTGCAGCTGAGAAGGATAGGATTCTGAAGGCTAGTGGTTTCGTCCAGTATGGACTTGTCAACTGGACTCTAAACTTGTCAAGATCTATTG GAGACATGGAATTAAAGAGGAATAAATCCCTGCTTGCTGATGAGCAAATTGTGACTGCCAATCCTGATCTGAACACG TGCATGTCAAGCCAGCAACTAGTAGACTTTGTTCGAGACCAGTTGAATACG GAGACTAAGCTTTCGGTGGTGTGCAGGAGGGTGTTTGATAGGTGCATTGAATGCAAAGGTTGCGACAACATGACCGTGATCTTGGTTCAATTCAAGAAATCGTATGCAACCTATGAGACTTTGTAG
- the LOC131304704 gene encoding probable protein phosphatase 2C 60 isoform X2: MEVSPGSPKSNEHNGHADDGSSEKEPSPAFHGPIPEVQLMWQSFETINFLLQIKAYNLTRDHKPNLAAEKDRILKASGFVQYGLVNWTLNLSRSIGDMELKRNKSLLADEQIVTANPDLNTCMSSQQLVDFVRDQLNTETKLSVVCRRVFDRCIECKGSQIVIF; this comes from the exons ATGGAAGTTTCACCAGGATCTCCAAAGTCAAATGAACATAATGGCCATGCTGATGATGGGTCATCAGAGAAG GAACCTTCCCCAGCTTTCCATGGACCAATTCCGGAAGTACAGCTTATGTGGCAATCATTCGAAACAATCAACTTCTTGTTGCAAATAAAG GCATATAATTTGACTAGAGACCACAAGCCTAACCTTGCAGCTGAGAAGGATAGGATTCTGAAGGCTAGTGGTTTCGTCCAGTATGGACTTGTCAACTGGACTCTAAACTTGTCAAGATCTATTG GAGACATGGAATTAAAGAGGAATAAATCCCTGCTTGCTGATGAGCAAATTGTGACTGCCAATCCTGATCTGAACACG TGCATGTCAAGCCAGCAACTAGTAGACTTTGTTCGAGACCAGTTGAATACG GAGACTAAGCTTTCGGTGGTGTGCAGGAGGGTGTTTGATAGGTGCATTGAATGCAAAG GTAGCCAAATTGTAATCTTCTAG
- the LOC131304704 gene encoding probable protein phosphatase 2C 58 isoform X3 → MEVSPGSPKSNEHNGHADDGSSEKEPSPAFHGPIPEVQLMWQSFETINFLLQIKAYNLTRDHKPNLAAEKDRILKASGFVQYGLVNWTLNLSRSIGDMELKRNKSLLADEQIVTANPDLNTGVHVKPATSRLCSRPVEYGSQIVIF, encoded by the exons ATGGAAGTTTCACCAGGATCTCCAAAGTCAAATGAACATAATGGCCATGCTGATGATGGGTCATCAGAGAAG GAACCTTCCCCAGCTTTCCATGGACCAATTCCGGAAGTACAGCTTATGTGGCAATCATTCGAAACAATCAACTTCTTGTTGCAAATAAAG GCATATAATTTGACTAGAGACCACAAGCCTAACCTTGCAGCTGAGAAGGATAGGATTCTGAAGGCTAGTGGTTTCGTCCAGTATGGACTTGTCAACTGGACTCTAAACTTGTCAAGATCTATTG GAGACATGGAATTAAAGAGGAATAAATCCCTGCTTGCTGATGAGCAAATTGTGACTGCCAATCCTGATCTGAACACG GGAGTGCATGTCAAGCCAGCAACTAGTAGACTTTGTTCGAGACCAGTTGAATACG GTAGCCAAATTGTAATCTTCTAG
- the LOC131304675 gene encoding uncharacterized protein LOC131304675 encodes MEELKKLNPSLGLPKNKSLLLKRQADNFSKWLKEKIQVKACTNNELERLQWLANGPRKHALSYTGYIINGQRFHTKEVEKSTQNSGVSIDATTLCRSSVKDNAQVVDVVSYYGVIKDIILSDYHTFQLPLFKCDWANIGHGVRMEDGFTLVNLHQGQTQYDKEPFILASQAKQVFYSRETNSSNWYVVLKAPPRGFYDLEMYEETVDTSCRPQDVSALGMDDENDDDERITNIRGDCEGTLI; translated from the exons ATGGAGGAGTTAAAGAAATTGAATCCCAGTCTTGgtcttccaaaaaataaaagtttactTTTGAAGAGGCAAGCtgacaacttttcaaaatggttgAAGGAAAAG ATTCAGGTAAAAGCATGCACAAATAATGAATTGGAGAGACTACAATGGCTTGCTAATGGTCCTAGAAAGCATGCCTTGAGTTATACGGGCTATATCATCAATGGGCAGCGGTTCCACACAAAGGAAGTTGAGAAATCAACCCAAAATAGTGGTGTTTCCATTGATGCGACAACTCTGTGCCGATCAAGTGTGAAGGACAATGCACAAGTTGTTGATGTAGTCTCATACTATGGGGTgataaaagatataattttgtCAGATTATCACACATTTCAACTGCCATTGTTCAAGTGTGATTGGGCAAACATTGGCCATGGTGTTAGGATGGAAGATGGTTTTACACTTGTTAACCTACACCAAGGTCAGACCCAATATGACAAAGAGCCATTTATCCTTGCATCCCAAGCAAAGCAAGTTTTTTATTCAAGGGAAACTAATTCTTCAAATTGGTATGTTGTACTAAAGGCACCTCCTAGGGGATTTTATGACTTGGAAATGTATGAAGAAACCGTGGATACATCTTGTAGGCCGCAAGATGTTTCAGCACTTGGTATGGACGAtgaaaatgatgatgatgaaaggaTAACTAACATTAGAGGAGATTGTGAGGGTACATTGATTTGA
- the LOC131304674 gene encoding uncharacterized protein LOC131304674 isoform X2, producing the protein MLFLLFMRPLQCCLLSLIHALFLLCFQVKDTGPRKKKGCSSAQLLKKSQRTQEDGGSPQGATQAQLLPTSYTEQTDMFCSPHMVAGCVDDNSTATPAIPSRVSQNLKRKRGPTKLKTIAIDGDSRIEVKFDENGQPIGDGSIKLSSFLGPLVREIVPYTLSDWRKLPTGMAEILWQSVMVRFNLHEEWHREMVFRRMNEDWRASKSTLVRKVRNASNEEERLKLQPDNIKSLQDWKDFVKEKTSEQFEVRSDKFKGMRQKQLKLQHTMSRKGYARLTAELKKKKNVPSISRAVVWADGHKNKNGQPANKKIAQKIKDMERIERDKPNSSLTNLKEDALSQVLGPEKRGRLRTFGKGVTLTRLAILSQMNGRFDELREENVQLKSQMADMKNTFDELKKSQVPISATTEGTQTTPIVSPSIVNTS; encoded by the exons ATGCTCTTTCTATTATTTATGCGACCATTACAATGTTGTCTGCTCTCTTTAATTCATGCAttgtttcttttatgttttcaaGTGAAAGATACAggtccaagaaagaagaagggttGTTCTAGTGCAcaacttttgaaaaaatcacaaagaactcaagaagatGGTGGCAGCCCCCAAGGAGCGACCCAAGCTCAGCTGCTCCCCACATCATATACCGAACAAACTGACATGTTTTGCAGCCCACATATGGTTGCTGGCTGCGTAG ACGATAATTCTACAGCAACTCCTGCAATCCCTTCAAGAGTGTCACAAAATCTCAAACGCAAAAGAGGCCCTACCAAGCTGAAAACAATTGCTATAGATGGAGATAGTCGGATTGAAGTTAAGTTTGACGAGAATGGTCAACCAATTGGTGATGGATCAATCAAGTTGTCTTCTTTCTTAGGACCTCTAGTTCGAGAGATTGTACCATATACACTTTCAGATTGGCGAAAGCTTCCTACGGGAATGGCAGAAATCCTATGGCAATCCGTTATG GTAAGATTCAATCTTCATGAAGAATGGCATAGAGAAATGGTTTTCCGGAGAATGAATGAAGATTGGAGAGCCTCAAAGTCGACATTAGTTCGAAAAGTAAGAAATGCTTCAAATGAGGAAGAAAGGCTAAAGCTACAGCCTGATAACATCAAATCACTGCAAGATTGGAAggattttgtgaaggaaaaaactAGTGAACAATTTGAG GTTAGAAGCGATAAATTCAAAGGTATGAGACAGAAACAGTTGAAATTGCAGCATACTATGAGTCGTAAGGGATATGCACGGTTGACTGCTGAGCTG aaaaagaaaaaaaatgtgccGTCCATAAGTAGAGCTGTTGTTTGGGCTGATGGACATAAAAACAAGAACGGTCAACccgcaaacaaaaaaattgctcaaaagaTT AAAGATATGGAAAGAATTGAACGGGATAAACCAAACTCATCTTTAACTAATCTGAAAGAAGATGCTCTTTCTCAAGTGCTTGGTCCTGAGAAGCGTGGCCGGTTAAGAACATTTGGAAAAGGAGTGACACTAACAAGATTGGCTATACTATCACAAATGAATGGTCGGTTTGATGAACTACGTGAAGAAAATGTTCAGCTGAAGTCTCAAATGGCAGATATGAAAAATACATTCGACGAGTTGAAGAAAAGCCAA GTTCCAATTTCGGCCACAACTGAAGGAACACAAACTACACCCATTGTTTCTCCCTCG ATTGTGAACACCAGTTAG
- the LOC131304704 gene encoding probable protein phosphatase 2C 58 isoform X5, translating to MEVSPGSPKSNEHNGHADDGSSEKEPSPAFHGPIPEVQLMWQSFETINFLLQIKAYNLTRDHKPNLAAEKDRILKASGFVQYGLVNWTLNLSRSIGDMELKRNKSLLADEQIVTANPDLNTVAKL from the exons ATGGAAGTTTCACCAGGATCTCCAAAGTCAAATGAACATAATGGCCATGCTGATGATGGGTCATCAGAGAAG GAACCTTCCCCAGCTTTCCATGGACCAATTCCGGAAGTACAGCTTATGTGGCAATCATTCGAAACAATCAACTTCTTGTTGCAAATAAAG GCATATAATTTGACTAGAGACCACAAGCCTAACCTTGCAGCTGAGAAGGATAGGATTCTGAAGGCTAGTGGTTTCGTCCAGTATGGACTTGTCAACTGGACTCTAAACTTGTCAAGATCTATTG GAGACATGGAATTAAAGAGGAATAAATCCCTGCTTGCTGATGAGCAAATTGTGACTGCCAATCCTGATCTGAACACG GTAGCCAAATTGTAA